AGTCTCGATAGGAATACTCGCCTGCTTCCAGGTCATCAATGAACTGTTCGAGGGGAAACCGACAGCGATCGCAGTCGAAGAGGACAACACTCAAGCCCCAGAGAGCCTCAGCACGATTGGGATAAGCTTCGGCTTTCGCGAGAAAATCCGCACCCTGCAGATCGGTATCGAACAGCTCGCCAATATCCCGCAGACAGACCACATCCGAGTCAATGTAGATGGCACGCCCTTGGTAGCCACACAGTTCCGGGATCAGGAAACGATAAAGGCTGAATTCCGTCGCATTCCAGTATTTGACCCGCAGTGACATGGGGGCTAGGCAGGGAGGCTGACCCAAGACCTCCAGGGCATTATGTGTGCCGTTAAAGACCGTAATTGCCAGCGGGCGATCGCTGGTACGCCGCAGCGAGTCAATCGCCACTTGTCGCTCAATGCGACTGGCTTCACCGGAGCCAATGAAAATGCGAATGGGATCGGCCATCGAGGTCTCCCCAGCGAGAGTTATCGCCCACGCTACTGCGCTGTAGGAGCAGACAGCAAGTCGGGTTGTGACGCTGATGCAGGCTGTAGCAAGACAGACTCGGGTGGTGGCGGCACAATGCCATAGCCCTGCCACTCAGTTTCCGTCTTGGCACGGCAGTCAATGCGAATGCCGTAGCGCTCCAGTTGATAGCGATACGCTCCAGTAAGGCAGTCATTGTCCCCTTGGGGTATCAGGTTTTGTTCGATCGCATGGCGGATGGCGGCCTCAACCGTCTGATTGGGCGCAGTCTGAGAGTCAGGAGTTGCAAGGGGGAGTGCACCCTGAGCTTGAAGCGCCTGTAGACGCGCTTGATGCGAGGCAAAGTCCCAGTGAATCCGCAGCGCCACGCCGCCGAGGAAACCCAAGGCGATCGCGGCAATCGCCAGTGATTCTCGGTAGCGTCGCCATGCCATTCGACGGGAGAGCAATTGCACAGTCAAAACCTCATTCAGACAAGGGGAACGTCAGACACGGGCCGTCCCTGCAACGTAGGTTGAGGAGCAGGGGTTAAGTTCCCCAACCACGGCAAGCCCAGCACAAGACCGATTAAGAGCTGCAAGAGGGGGAGCTTGAAGAAGCTGCCTTCAAAGAGGTGCAGAACAACACCAATCACCAAGCTGATCAGCAGCCACTGCCCCAGCAGCAGATCGGCCTCCTCGCGGGCAGAGCGTGTCTGCTGCCAGAGTCGTGCCAGCGTTAAAGCCAGACCGATCAGGACGATTGCTAGGACTAACACGCCGTTATCGGCTAAGAGTTGCAGTACAAAATTGTGAGCGTGGGAGACCCGATTGAGAGTGAGCGGTGGCTGACAAATCGCGGCGGCTTGGCTATAGCCATTCCCTACCCAGAAACTGAGAGGCCAGTTGATCCAAGCTTGCGTGGCATAGCAGCGAGCGATCGCCAGACGTGCAGGGTCATAGAACTCGAGATAGCGTCCCACGAGGTCAGGCCGCAGTCCTGCCAGACCGAGGCCGAAGAGACCAATGCTCGGCAATAACCAGAGCAGCGATCGCCACTGACAGGTCCGCAGATTTAAGGCCACGGTCAGACCCAACACCAACACCAAAGCCCCCAAGCAGATGCGAGAGGCAGTTCCCAAAACGAGGATCGTGCCAGCCAAAGTCGAGAGCAGATAGAGACCTCGCCACGATCGGTCATGCCAAGTCAGCAGCAGGGCAGGCACCGTCGCAATCACCGTCAAAATGCCGACTTGGTTGATGTAGAGGTCTCCCATGCCAATGCGAATGGTCCAGTCGATCGCTTGGAGATTCGCCAAGAGCCACAGCAGCGGCAGTAGGCCTATCCAGCGCAAGAGCCGCAGACTGCGATCGCGACCGAGTCCTGTAGCACCAATCAGTCCTAGTCCCAAAAGCACATAGGCCGACCAACTCACGGAGGGATCGAACGTCGGCTTCGCCCAAAATAAAGGCGGCAAAAATAAGAGGGCGATCGCGGCCCAACAGAATAAGCCCCGCCAGTCTCGCTGATGGAGTTGCTCAATCAGGCGAATCACCAACCAACTCCAAGCCAGCGGTGCCGCCCAAAAGGCGCTATTGACCTGAAGGGTAAGAGCAGCCAGCAAGAGCCAATCTACGGCGGCAGGCAAACGAAGCGGTCGCGATCGCGTCCAAGGAATCGCCAGACTCACCCCGAGGAGAACGGGGGTAAGACCACCAGTCAGCCAATGCGAGTCGAAGGGTAGGAGCAGCGCTAAAACGGCTAGCCCCGCTGAACCACCACTCAGCTGCGATCGCGGTAGGGCGCTGTCCGTGAGCAGTTGACGATAGCGATCGCCTGTCACGATACCCAGAGTAAAAACGGCGGCCAAACCCAGCAGGCCTAGTTCAGCCCACAGCTGCAGCAAGCCACTCATGTTCTCAGCAGGCACACCCGTGAGATTGGCACAGGTCTCAGCCACATACTGAGTGCCTCGCCCTGTCAACCAACGCAGCGTATTGTGCTGAATTTGGTCTTGGGCGCAGCGCCAAAGTAACCCTTGGGGGGCAGGATCCAAGATGGTGGTCGGAAATGGCCAAATCAACCCACTCCCCACACCAAGGATGATCAGCCCGAGGCGTCGCAAGGGCGATCGCGTACAGGCGTGCCAAAGTCGTTGTCCCCAAGACTGCTGCAGGGCAAGAAGGAACAACCCCACCAGCAAGCCAAGACGTAAACCGAAGGATCCCAGCCACCAGCTTCCACCGAGGCCGATCGCAGCAGCGAGTCCAGTCAACCAGCGCCCAGAAGGTACTGCCTTAGGGGTGAGGACAGTCGCGATCGCCCAGAGTCCAGTGACACCCCAACCCAAAGCGAGGGTCGGCTCATTTAACGAGTCCGTCCAGATCACCGCCGGTAAACTGAGCACCGGCACCAAGCTCAAGCTTTCGATCAGCTCCTGTCGTCGCTGATTAGTTAGCAGCAGCACACCGCTGACAACCAAGCCAGTCAGCCAAAGCATGCCAGCCTGCCAAACACTCCAGCCCCGAATTAGGGCTGGGCAGCAAAGAAGCGTCGCGATTGCTAAGGGGTAGATCAACATTCGAGACAAGGCGCGATCGCGGCTGTTACGCCAGGTCAACGCTAGCCAAACCCCAAGACCGGCGAGACTCACTTCAGGCCACAACGGCAACAAGCCACTGGCAATCCAGAGGGGGAGTGAGACCAATCGTCGCTGACTTTGCCCAAGCTGGGATAGCGCCATGCACTCACGCTCCTCAGTGCTGTAGCTGTTGCGATCGGGGCTCTGCCAGCGATCTCGGTTGATGAAAGCCAGTGGGCCACTGTCTGAGGCTGACCCAATCCCCACCCCCGCAGGAGCGAGGCCTATGCTTTAATGCAGAGCCACATCGCGGCTGCCAAAGTATAGCCATGGCTCCTCTCCTATTTCGACAGATTCTGGATTTAGAAGCAGAGGCGATTCGGCGGGCCGCTGAGCGAGCGGATGCTGAAGCCTTCGCGACTGCGACGCAGTTGATTGCTAATTGTTCCGGCAAGGTGGTGCTCAGCGGAGTCGGCAAGTCCGGCATTATCGCCCGCAAGATTACCGCCACGCTGCTCAGTATCGGTACACTCTCAGCTTTTCTCCATCCCTGCGATGCGTTGCATGGCGATCTGGGAATTGTCACCGAGCAGGATGTGATCGTCATGCTTAGTAACAGTGGCGAAACCGACGAGTTGCTGGCGATGCTGCCGCATTTACAACGGCGATCGGTGCCGATTATTGCGATCGTGGGCAACATGCAGTCCACTTTGGCAAGGGCAGCGGCGGCAGTTTTGGATGCTTCGGTCGATCGCGAAGCCTGCCCTTTGAACTTGGCACCAACGGCTAGCACGACGGTGGCGCTGGCGATCGGGGATGCCTTGGCCGCTCAGGTAATGGACTATCGATCGGTGACGTCGGAGCAGTTTGCCTTCAATCATCCGGCAGGGCGACTGGGGAAACGCCTGACCTTAAAAGTGGCGGATGTCATGCACCAAGGCGAAGAATTGCCGCTGCTACCGCCGGAAGCCAGTTTTGTGGAAGTGGTGACGGCGATCAGCCGCGGTGGGCTGGGAGCTGTGCCGATTGTGGAAGCAGATGGTCGGCTTTCCGGATTAGTGACGGATGGCGATCTCCGACGGCTATTGGAGCAGACTAGTCCCGCGAAGCTCGACCAAATTACAGCGGCGGAGTTTATGACACCCCAACCGATCGCGGTTGATGGTGACCTGCTCGCCTACGATGCCCTGCACCTGATGGAAAATCGCCCCTCACAGATTTCGGTGCTTCCCGTCGTGGATGCGGCACACCGCTGTCTCGGACTGGTGCGGATTCATGATTTGATCCGCAGTGGGATCTAGGAGCAGCACAGTCCATGGTTCGAATTTTGGCGGTAATTCCCGCTCGCTACGCCTCGGAGCGGCTACCGGGTAAGGTGCTGTTGCCGATCGCCGGTCGGCCAATGTTGCAGTGGGTCTACGAAGCCACGATCGCCAGCAACGTCTTCGATCAAGTCGCGATCGCCACAGAAGATCAGCGAGTCGTGGATGCAGCGGCGGCTTTTGGCGCGGAAGCGATTCTGACCAGTGCAGATCTGGCTTCAGGCACCGATCGCGTTGCGGAAGCGAGTCTCCAGTTTCCGGACTGTGAGGTGATTGCTAACGTCCAAGGCGATCAACCCTTTGTGACACCGGGATTGCTGCAAGCGCTGGTCTCGCCCTATCGAGCGGGGGAACTGCCGGAGATGACAACGGTGGGCGGCCCCTACGATCCCGATCGCGATGCCGATGATCCCAACACGGTCAAAGTAGTCTGCGATCAGCGGGGTAATGCGCTTTACTTCTCGCGATCGGCGATTCCCTATCCGCGGGCTGTGGTTCATGATCTGCCGGTCTATCATCACTTTGGCCTCTATGCATTCCGGCGCGATTTTCTGGCGCAATATCGCCAACTCCCACCGACCCCACTGGAACGCTGCGAAAGTTTGGAGCAGTTGCGGGTGCTAGAACAGGGCTATCGGATCCGGGTGGTGCCCTGTGCCGATAAGGTCATTGAAGTCAACACAGCAGACGATCTGGAGAGGGCAAACGCATGGGCGAGCCAACGCTAATTCGAGCCAAGGTCGGCGATCGCTTCAGCATTGGGGATGGCTGCCCGCTGACCCTCTTCGGTGGACCTTGTGTCATTGAAGGCGAAGACTTCAGCCTCAAGATGGCGGAGAGCATCGCCAAGATTTGCGATCGCCTTGGTGTGCAGTTCGTCTTCAAGTCGTCTTTTGACAAAGCCAATCGCACCTCGATCGGTTCCTTCCGTGGCTACGGCCTCGAAGAAGGCTTGCGGATTCTGGAGCGGGTCAAGACTGAATTGGGGCTTCCTGTCCTGACCGATATTCACGAAAGCCATCAAGCGGCGACCGTCGCGGAAGTGGTCGATATTCTCCAGATTCCGGCCTTTCTCTGTCGTCAGACTGATCTGTTGCTGGCAGCAGCGGCTACGGGACGCACGGTTAACGTCAAAAAAGCGCAGTTCCTGGCTCCTTGGGACATGAAAAATGTCGTCAATAAAATGCGGCAGGGCGGCGCTGAAAACCTGTTACTGACCGAGCGTGGCAGCTGCTTCGGCTACAACGCCTTAGTGGTGGATTTCCGATCGCTGTCAATCATGCGCGAGCTGGGCTGTCCCGTCGTTTTTGATGCCACCCACAGTGTCCAAATCCCAGGTGGAGCCGGCGATCGCTCTTCCGGTCAACGGGAATTTGTGCCAGTTTTGGCACGAGCTGCAGCCGCTGTCGGGATTGATGCCCTGTTCATGGAAATCCACGAAAACCCCGACCAAGCCCTAAGCGATGGCCCCAACATGATTCGCTTGGCGGATCTGGAAGCCACCCTGCGTCAGATTCTGCGGGTACGGGAAGCCGTGGCAGAACCGGTGGGAGCCTCGGCATGATCTGGTTGCAACGCTGGCGCTGGCGATCGCGGTTTGCGGCGGTGCGTCTGCTGGTCACCGATGTGGATGGCGTATTGACCGATGGTGGTCTCTACTACACCGAGGAAGGCCAAGAGCTGAAGCGCTTCAATGTCCACGACGGTATGGGCTTGCGCCAACTGCTCGACAACGGCATTGAGGTGGCGATTCTTTCGGCCAGTCCCTCGCCAACCGTGCAGCGACGTGCGGAAAAGCTGGGCATTCGCCACGCTTACTTCCATGTCCAAGACAAACTCAGCAAGCTGCAGCAACTCTGCCAAGAACTGGAGATCGATCTGCAGCAGGTCGCCTACGTGGGCGACGACCTCAACGACTGCAAGGTGTTGAGCCAAGTCGGTTTAGGTTGCAGCGTCCGCAATGCCCATCGCAGTGCCCGCCAAGTCGCCCGCTATGTCACATTTCGCTCGGGTGGGCGCGGAGCGGTGCGGGAAATCTGTGACCAAATTCTCCGCAGTCAGGGGCGACTAAGTCTGCGCCATACGCCCGTGGCCTAGCCTCGGCTTCGATTCGCGATCGCGTTCTGAGAGGTTTTTCGCCATGCATCCGTCTCCGATCCGCCTCTTCATCGGCAGCAGTGCCCGCAACCAAGTGGAAGAACGGGTGCTGGTTTACTCGATTCAGCGCTTGACTCAACGGCCGCTGGAAGTCTGGAGTCTGCTGGGCGATCGCGGTACGGTGCGTCGTCCCGATGGCTCAGAGCTACCGCTACCGGAAGCCATTCGCGATCGCATGGGTGGTGCCACCCGCTTCTCCACGGCGCGTTATGCCATTCCCCACTTCTGTGGCTACGAAGGGCGGGCCATTTACTGCGACTCTGACCAAATTCTGTTGACGGATTTGGCGGAATTATTCAATCGCGACTTGGGGGATGCTGCTGTTGCTGCCGTACCCGTCACGGCTGCAGTCAGTCGTCGCCGCTACGATCGCCGCCACTTGGCACCATTGCGGCAACAAGCCCACGCCAGCTACCTGACCAGCGTGATGCTGCTGGATTGCGCTCAACTGCGTCACTGGGATCCACAGGCGATTCTGGCGGGTTTGTCGGTCGGTGACTACTCCTACACCGATTTGATGTTCTTGGGGCCGCAGTTCTGCGATCGCTTTGGCCTCAAAGTTCAGGATTTGGAAGCAGGCTGGAATCATCTGGATGTGGTGCAGCCAGATACGAAGCTGTTGCACTTCACTGATTTGGAAACCCAGCCTTGGCGCTTTGCCCACCATCCAGCGGCGGATCTGTGGGAGAAGGTTTATTTAGAGGCGATCGCCAGTGGTGCTCTCGATCGCGCCACAATTACAGCTGCCCTGCGGGAAGGCGGGGTCTGTCGGCGGATTGCCTTGCTGCCCGACTGGTCGGGACGGCGCGGTCGCTGGCTCAATCGGGCGTGGCGCAGTAGCAGTGCCATTGGTCAGGAATTGCGCGACGAAAGCCGCGATCGCCTGCATCGACTCAAACAGCAGGGCAAGGCGATCGCCCAGGATTTTTTCGGGAAAAAACCGTCGTTCTCTCCATAATTGAGCGGCTACCGCGACGGTTAGTAATTCGTCCTCGTCCGCAAATTGCGGCGCTGATTTACTCGCGGGCTTGTCTGCGAGTCTTGGTGCCCTATCTGCAAGCGCTGCGCCAGATTCAGGCAGGAACCGAAGGCGATCGCCCTTTCGACATCTGGTTATTGCTGCCAACGGAACGGGAAGTGAAAGCTCGTGAATTGCGATCGCTGGTCGGTTCCGGTTGCCGCCTATCGCGATCGCTCTGGCCGCTGCGCTATCTCCACGCCAATCCTCAGCAGAGCGTGGGGCTCTTTTGTCTGGATCATCAACTCTTCCCCGAGGCACATCGTTTGGGGATTCGCGTGGCACGTTGGCTGCGCCAGCAAGGTATCGCTACGATCTGCAGCCAGCACGGCGGCACCGATGCGGAAAGTTTGGCGAGTTTAGCCTCCGCCGCTTCTGAAACGCTGCTGATTTGGGGACGTTATGCCGAGCAGGTTTTGTGCGATCGCTATCACTGGTCGTCCTCTCAACTCAAGGTTGTTGGCAATCCGCTCCACGATCGCCTACTCACGAGTCCACAATCGGCTGAGCTTAATTTTGATCAGCCGTTGATTCTCGTCGCTACGACTTTGCAACGGGAATACGACGATCGCCCTAATCCACAGCAGTGCTACCGCGACTATCTGCGCTGTCTATTCACTGCACTGGAAGGAGTTGCAGGACAGGTGGTGATCAAGCGTCATCCCCGCGATCCGCAGCACCCAGATTTCTACGCAGAGATGCTGGCCGAGTTTCCTGACCTCCAAAAGAGGACAACCCTGCTCTGGCCGCAGGATCAGCCTGATACCTATACGCTTTTGCAGCAAGCCGATTTGGTGATCAGTCGCGCTTCGACGGTGTTGGAGGAAGCAGTCATGCTGAGTAAAGCCGCGATCGCCTTTGACCTCTTTCCAAATGGCCCTGCCAGTCGTTACCGACACCTGCAAGCTTTTCCAAACTTTCAGTGGATCGCTGGGGCTGCAGTCCCTCCTCTAACGGAAGCGATTCGAACTGCTTTGATAACGCCTAAACGACTGACGGATGAAGATCGCGATCGCTGCATTGCTGCTTTTAGCAATCGTCTCGACGGGCGATCAGTAGAGCGCGGTGTGGCAGTCATTGTGAACCAGCTACAGACCCAGCCCAAGATTTGAGAGCTTCTGGAGCCTAAGCCAGATCACTAACTTTCCTCGCTAGGATCAGAACTTAGGTCTACCGCGAGACTCCTGCCTTGTCTGCCACTGCTCAGCGATCGCCGATTTTGCTTGCCCCTGCTCAAGTTCTGCGGGGCTGGGGCGCACTCCGAGAGGCAGGAACCGCGATCGCCCGAATTGGTCAGCGCCCTTTAGTAGTGGGCGGCGATCGCGCTAGAGAACTGGTGAAAGACAGTCTGACAGCGATCGCTACCGAACAATCGCTGACGCTGGCGTGGGGTAGTAGCCTGCCAGATTGCAGTGAAGCAGTGTTGGAACGCCTGCGGTCTGCGGCCAGCGAACATCAAGCGGATTGTATTCTGGGTGTGGGCGGGGGCAAAGCCCTCGACACGGCAAAACTACTCGGGCATCAACTGGCGCTGCCGGTGATCACGGTGCCAACCAGTGCCGCCACCTGCGCGGCTTGGACTGCGTTGGCGAATGTCTACACCGATGCCGGCGCTTGGCTCTACGATGTCGGCCTCGATCGCTGCCCCGAACTGCTAATCCTTGACTTTGAATTGATTGTCCAAGCGCCCCAACGGACTTTGGCGGCAGGAATTGGTGATGCGATCGCCAAGTGGTACGAAGCATCGGTGAGTAGCAGTCATCGCCAAGAAACTTTAGTGGTGGCAGCGGTTCAGCAAGCCCGCGTATTACGCGACCTGCTCTTCCAGAAATCGGCTGCCGCGATCGCCGAACCCGGTGGTGAGCAATGGTGCGAAGTGGTAGAAGCCACTGTTTTACTCGCTGGCGTCATCGGTGGTTTGGGTGGGGCGCAGTGCCGCACGGTTGCTGCTCATGCAGTGCATAATGGCTTGACTCACCTGCCCGCTTGTCATGATTGGCTGCATGGCGAAAAGGTTGCCTTCGGCATCTTGGTGCAGCTCCGGCTTGAGGAATTGCAAGGAACCAATCCGCTGGCTGCAACTGCTCGGCAACAACTCCTGAGCTTTTATGCGGATCTTGGACTGCCACGCCAATGGTCAGACATGGGCTTAGCAACCGTCAGCTTGGCGGACTTACAGCAAGCGGCCATTCTGGCCTGTGCGCCCGAGTCCGATATTCACCATTTGCCCTTCGCAGTTGACCCCGATCAGCTCTTAGCAGCCATAGTTTCGACGACGGCTCCGATCGCTCGTAGCAGCAGTGTGGTGGCTGAATGACCGCGATCGCACCTGCAACGCGCCTCGGTGCAGCGGTTGCTGACCTCACGGAAGAGACTTCGAAAAATTTGGCCGCTGCGATTCAGTGGCAAGCAATCTCGACCGATTTGCGGGAAGCACCGATCGAAACCAGCTTTGTGCAGTGGAGGCAAGGCGATCGCCCGCTGCTGTGCCTCCATGGCTTTGATAGCTCGGTGTTTGAGTTCCGCCGCCTTTTGCCGCAACTTGCCAATCAGCATTCCGTGCGGGCTGTGGACTGTCTCGGCTTTGGCTTCACGGAGCGGCCTGAAGGACTAGAGATCAGTCCAGCCACAATCCGGCAGCATCTCTGGGGTTGCTGGCAGGCTTGGTATCAAAAACCGATCGTGCTGGTCGGGGCTTCGATGGGCGGCGCGATCGCGATCGATTTTGCCTTGCACCATCCCGAAGCAGTAGCGGCGCTGGTGCTGATCGACAGTGCTGGCATTGCACCAGGGCCGTGGATTGGTCGCTTCTTGCCCTCACCTTTGGATGGTTGGGCGGTGGACTTCTTGGGACGACCTGATGTGCGCCGTCGCATTAGTGAACGGGCCTACCACGATCCAAAGCGCTGGGTCACACCCGATGCCGAAACTTGTGCGGCGCTCCATCTCCAGCAACCGGGCTGGCGTGAGGGGCTACGGCGCTTTACCCGTAGTGGTGGCTACGGTTCCATGCGATCGCGCCTCTCACAACTCCAGCAACCGACCCAACTAATCTGGGGTCGCCAAGATCAGATTCTGGGCACCAAAGATGCTGCCGTTTTTCAGCAGTTACTGCCCCAAAACGAACTGGTTTGGATAGAAGACTGTGGCCATGTGCCCCACCTTGAACAACCCCTAGCAACCGCAGAGGCGATCGCAAATTTCGTGGCAAGCTTGCCGATGTGAAGCACTTCAAGCCAGCAGACTGACCAACCAGCGAGCCACCCAATCGATTGCAGGTGCCAGGATTAGTGCTGGCAAAAAGGTGATCGTGGGTAGTCGAGCAATGCCGAGTAAGTTGGCCGCGATCGCCAGAATCAACAGTCCCCCCGTGCCGGTGAACAGCAACAAGGCCGGCGACTGACTGGGGTCGGGAATGCCCTGGCTCAACAAGGCCGCTGTCAGAGAAACCCCACCCTGACTGACCGCGATCGTGCCGATCGACAGCAACACACTGCGACCGTAGCTACCCGCTAAGGCGATCGCACTGAGGCCATCCATCGTGCCCTTGATCAGCAGTAAGCGGGGGTCGCCGTTTAGGCCATTCTCCAGACTGCCAATCAGCGTCATCGGACCCACACAAAACAGGAGGCTGGCCGCCACAAAGCCCTCAGCACCACCCTGCCCTTGTCGAAGCAGGCGATCGCTCCAGCGTTGAATACGGTTTTCCAGCTGAGTGACTTCGCCCACGAGGCCGCCCAACGTCAGGGCCAGCAGCGCGACAACAATGCTGTCGAGGGGACCGCGTGCGTTTTGGAGTTGCTGAGTCATCTGCAAGCCCACCACCACCGTGATCAGCCCCACTGCTTGGGTGAGGCGCTGTCGGTAGCGATCAGCCAGGCGATCGCGTAGCCAAACGCCCAAACAGCCCCCGATCGCCACAGCCATGCCGTTGTAGACCGTTCCGTTTAGACGCGACCAAATTTCCCAACTCATGAAAAATTGCC
The sequence above is a segment of the Synechococcus elongatus PCC 11801 genome. Coding sequences within it:
- a CDS encoding KdsC family phosphatase; its protein translation is MIWLQRWRWRSRFAAVRLLVTDVDGVLTDGGLYYTEEGQELKRFNVHDGMGLRQLLDNGIEVAILSASPSPTVQRRAEKLGIRHAYFHVQDKLSKLQQLCQELEIDLQQVAYVGDDLNDCKVLSQVGLGCSVRNAHRSARQVARYVTFRSGGRGAVREICDQILRSQGRLSLRHTPVA
- a CDS encoding O-antigen ligase family protein codes for the protein MGIGSASDSGPLAFINRDRWQSPDRNSYSTEERECMALSQLGQSQRRLVSLPLWIASGLLPLWPEVSLAGLGVWLALTWRNSRDRALSRMLIYPLAIATLLCCPALIRGWSVWQAGMLWLTGLVVSGVLLLTNQRRQELIESLSLVPVLSLPAVIWTDSLNEPTLALGWGVTGLWAIATVLTPKAVPSGRWLTGLAAAIGLGGSWWLGSFGLRLGLLVGLFLLALQQSWGQRLWHACTRSPLRRLGLIILGVGSGLIWPFPTTILDPAPQGLLWRCAQDQIQHNTLRWLTGRGTQYVAETCANLTGVPAENMSGLLQLWAELGLLGLAAVFTLGIVTGDRYRQLLTDSALPRSQLSGGSAGLAVLALLLPFDSHWLTGGLTPVLLGVSLAIPWTRSRPLRLPAAVDWLLLAALTLQVNSAFWAAPLAWSWLVIRLIEQLHQRDWRGLFCWAAIALLFLPPLFWAKPTFDPSVSWSAYVLLGLGLIGATGLGRDRSLRLLRWIGLLPLLWLLANLQAIDWTIRIGMGDLYINQVGILTVIATVPALLLTWHDRSWRGLYLLSTLAGTILVLGTASRICLGALVLVLGLTVALNLRTCQWRSLLWLLPSIGLFGLGLAGLRPDLVGRYLEFYDPARLAIARCYATQAWINWPLSFWVGNGYSQAAAICQPPLTLNRVSHAHNFVLQLLADNGVLVLAIVLIGLALTLARLWQQTRSAREEADLLLGQWLLISLVIGVVLHLFEGSFFKLPLLQLLIGLVLGLPWLGNLTPAPQPTLQGRPVSDVPLV
- a CDS encoding alpha/beta fold hydrolase is translated as MTAIAPATRLGAAVADLTEETSKNLAAAIQWQAISTDLREAPIETSFVQWRQGDRPLLCLHGFDSSVFEFRRLLPQLANQHSVRAVDCLGFGFTERPEGLEISPATIRQHLWGCWQAWYQKPIVLVGASMGGAIAIDFALHHPEAVAALVLIDSAGIAPGPWIGRFLPSPLDGWAVDFLGRPDVRRRISERAYHDPKRWVTPDAETCAALHLQQPGWREGLRRFTRSGGYGSMRSRLSQLQQPTQLIWGRQDQILGTKDAAVFQQLLPQNELVWIEDCGHVPHLEQPLATAEAIANFVASLPM
- the kdsA gene encoding 3-deoxy-8-phosphooctulonate synthase, with the protein product MGEPTLIRAKVGDRFSIGDGCPLTLFGGPCVIEGEDFSLKMAESIAKICDRLGVQFVFKSSFDKANRTSIGSFRGYGLEEGLRILERVKTELGLPVLTDIHESHQAATVAEVVDILQIPAFLCRQTDLLLAAAATGRTVNVKKAQFLAPWDMKNVVNKMRQGGAENLLLTERGSCFGYNALVVDFRSLSIMRELGCPVVFDATHSVQIPGGAGDRSSGQREFVPVLARAAAAVGIDALFMEIHENPDQALSDGPNMIRLADLEATLRQILRVREAVAEPVGASA
- the kdsB gene encoding 3-deoxy-manno-octulosonate cytidylyltransferase, with translation MVRILAVIPARYASERLPGKVLLPIAGRPMLQWVYEATIASNVFDQVAIATEDQRVVDAAAAFGAEAILTSADLASGTDRVAEASLQFPDCEVIANVQGDQPFVTPGLLQALVSPYRAGELPEMTTVGGPYDPDRDADDPNTVKVVCDQRGNALYFSRSAIPYPRAVVHDLPVYHHFGLYAFRRDFLAQYRQLPPTPLERCESLEQLRVLEQGYRIRVVPCADKVIEVNTADDLERANAWASQR
- a CDS encoding iron-containing alcohol dehydrogenase family protein, yielding MSATAQRSPILLAPAQVLRGWGALREAGTAIARIGQRPLVVGGDRARELVKDSLTAIATEQSLTLAWGSSLPDCSEAVLERLRSAASEHQADCILGVGGGKALDTAKLLGHQLALPVITVPTSAATCAAWTALANVYTDAGAWLYDVGLDRCPELLILDFELIVQAPQRTLAAGIGDAIAKWYEASVSSSHRQETLVVAAVQQARVLRDLLFQKSAAAIAEPGGEQWCEVVEATVLLAGVIGGLGGAQCRTVAAHAVHNGLTHLPACHDWLHGEKVAFGILVQLRLEELQGTNPLAATARQQLLSFYADLGLPRQWSDMGLATVSLADLQQAAILACAPESDIHHLPFAVDPDQLLAAIVSTTAPIARSSSVVAE
- a CDS encoding DUF554 domain-containing protein, with translation MSWEIWSRLNGTVYNGMAVAIGGCLGVWLRDRLADRYRQRLTQAVGLITVVVGLQMTQQLQNARGPLDSIVVALLALTLGGLVGEVTQLENRIQRWSDRLLRQGQGGAEGFVAASLLFCVGPMTLIGSLENGLNGDPRLLLIKGTMDGLSAIALAGSYGRSVLLSIGTIAVSQGGVSLTAALLSQGIPDPSQSPALLLFTGTGGLLILAIAANLLGIARLPTITFLPALILAPAIDWVARWLVSLLA
- a CDS encoding KpsF/GutQ family sugar-phosphate isomerase; the protein is MAPLLFRQILDLEAEAIRRAAERADAEAFATATQLIANCSGKVVLSGVGKSGIIARKITATLLSIGTLSAFLHPCDALHGDLGIVTEQDVIVMLSNSGETDELLAMLPHLQRRSVPIIAIVGNMQSTLARAAAAVLDASVDREACPLNLAPTASTTVALAIGDALAAQVMDYRSVTSEQFAFNHPAGRLGKRLTLKVADVMHQGEELPLLPPEASFVEVVTAISRGGLGAVPIVEADGRLSGLVTDGDLRRLLEQTSPAKLDQITAAEFMTPQPIAVDGDLLAYDALHLMENRPSQISVLPVVDAAHRCLGLVRIHDLIRSGI
- a CDS encoding glycosyltransferase is translated as MADPIRIFIGSGEASRIERQVAIDSLRRTSDRPLAITVFNGTHNALEVLGQPPCLAPMSLRVKYWNATEFSLYRFLIPELCGYQGRAIYIDSDVVCLRDIGELFDTDLQGADFLAKAEAYPNRAEALWGLSVVLFDCDRCRFPLEQFIDDLEAGEYSYRDLLCMSPRFLAKHPYQIGGLDPRWNSFDYADRETRLIHYTDLKRQPWKRPGHPYGDFWFKAMQQALESGTLTESEINQAIRRFNVRDDIREGNRPRWLSRRRLRSWLHQLKQQLRPVKV